CGACCCAGTGGATAAAGTCGTGCATGAGATCAAAAAGTCGGACAAGCTCGAGCATTCGCATGTGGCGCAGGTGCAGTTCTATTTGTATCTGCTCCGGCGAAATGGCGTGCAAGGGGCCACCGGCCTGATCGAGTATCCGAAACTACGTCAGACACAGCCCGTCCGGCTGGACGACGAAGACGTACCAAGGGTAGAAGCCTGGGTACAGGACATCGAACGTATAGTGGATTCCGAACAATGCCCGGATCGGATCGCGAAAAGCAAATGCCGGTCGTGTAGTTATTTCGATTTTTGTTATGCCGAAGAATCGGATGCATGAGTGGACTTCCGCTTGTAGCGGGTATCTTTCGTTCACGTTTCGCTCTGTTCAGACGGTACAATTTCACTTTCACATGTACACTTATGAAATATCCACGTCAATTATCGGCAGGAGCTAACAATGCGGTCATTGCCTTATCCGAAACCGAGGTGGGGAAACTGTTTACAGGCGATACACGATCGGACATTGGGTCGGAAGCCGAGAAAATGAAATTTGCCAATTCGGTCAATGATCTGGTCGCCAGGTTTGTTCGTCTGGACTATAATGAAGCGTTACAAGCTGAAATGTTGGTGATGGAGCGGATTCGTCCGATTGACTACAGAGCCTATGAAATTGAGCGCCGAGAATTATGGTACGACGTATTTGCTGATGAACTGGCTCAACTGCATCAGGCAGGCTTTGTGCATCGGGATTTGAAGCGTCCGTCTGACCTTGATGGTTTGGCATTCGATAATATCCTGCTCACCGAACAGGGCTTACGGCTGATCGATGTTGGGATTTCAGCTTTACGGACACAGGTGGGCGACCGTATTTTTGAAAAATACCTCGAAATCGAGCGGGAGGAACTGGCTACGTTTCGCGATTATTTTTTGAATCGATGATCCCTATAGAAGCGTTATGAAACAGACTAAATACCTGATGAATCCGGGGCGACTGAGCCGACAGGACAACACCCTTAAGTTTACCCCTGTGGACGAGGAGGGCAACGAAGGCCAGCCCCGATTTTTGCCGGTCGAGCAGGTGTCTGACCTGTATATATTCGGGAGTTTAGATGCCAATTCGGCTCTGTATAATTTTCTGGGTAAGGAAGGTATTGCCGTCCACTTCTTCGATTACTACGAGCACTATACCGGTTCGTTTATGCCCCGCGAGTACCTGCTGGCGGGCAAGATGCAGGTAGAGCAAACGAAGCACTATGTATCGACCAAAAAACGCATGGTCATTGCCCAGGCGTTTGTAGAGGGAGCTGCCTGCAACATTCTGCGGGTATTGAAATACTACGATAATCGGAGCGCCGACCGTCGAAAAGCTAACTGCCTGCCCGAATCCATCGCGACCATCGAGCAGTTATTGGCGTCGGTGCCCACTGCGCCAGATGTTCCCACGCTGATGGGCATTGAGGGCAATATCCGCCAAACCTACTATAGCTGTTTCGACGCGATTCTGGGTGAGACCTTCTGTATGGACGGTCGTAGCAAACGGCCTCCGCAGAATGAACTGAATGCCATGATCTCGCTGGGGAATATGCTTTGTTACACGGCCTGTCTGAGCATGATCTATCATACACAACTGAACCCGACCATCAGTTTCCTGCATGAGCCGGGGGCGCGTCGATACTCGCTGGCGCTGGACATGGCCGAGATCTTCAAACCGATTCTGGTCGACCGACTCATTTTTCGGATGGTGAACAAGCGGCAGCTACAACCGTCGGATTTTCGAATGGAAGTGGGCGGCTGTTTGATGAAAGAGGGCGCACGCAAGCGGTTTTTGCAGGAGTTCGATGCCTCGTTGAAGGAAACCATCAAACATCGATCGCTGGG
This window of the Spirosoma aerolatum genome carries:
- the cas1b gene encoding type I-B CRISPR-associated endonuclease Cas1b gives rise to the protein MKQTKYLMNPGRLSRQDNTLKFTPVDEEGNEGQPRFLPVEQVSDLYIFGSLDANSALYNFLGKEGIAVHFFDYYEHYTGSFMPREYLLAGKMQVEQTKHYVSTKKRMVIAQAFVEGAACNILRVLKYYDNRSADRRKANCLPESIATIEQLLASVPTAPDVPTLMGIEGNIRQTYYSCFDAILGETFCMDGRSKRPPQNELNAMISLGNMLCYTACLSMIYHTQLNPTISFLHEPGARRYSLALDMAEIFKPILVDRLIFRMVNKRQLQPSDFRMEVGGCLMKEGARKRFLQEFDASLKETIKHRSLGRSVSYKHLIKLECYKLQKHLLGIDAYKPFKAWW
- the cas4 gene encoding CRISPR-associated protein Cas4 → MTITGTYIKYYKVCHRKLWLFHHKIEMEHTSELVAEGSFIGGKSYPQRAERYREILLDGSRIDFYDPVDKVVHEIKKSDKLEHSHVAQVQFYLYLLRRNGVQGATGLIEYPKLRQTQPVRLDDEDVPRVEAWVQDIERIVDSEQCPDRIAKSKCRSCSYFDFCYAEESDA